In Rouxiella sp. WC2420, the following proteins share a genomic window:
- a CDS encoding dipeptide ABC transporter ATP-binding protein, producing the protein MSQELFIDIQNLRIRFGDKTVIGGLNLQLKHGESVAFVGESGSGKTVTARSLLGLQDAKASITADRFLINGEDMLGASQRRWRKIRGKQIGYVLQDALVSLDPLRQIGQQLGDALTASQSIARGFLRAQSVALLKSVGMPDAEARLSAYPHQLSGGLRQRALIATALAGKPSLLIADEPTTALDMTVQKQILDLLQKRRDNGQSLLLISHDLSVVGQLADRILVMKDGEVVEEGNGQILLRSPQHPYTKQLLAAIPSPATRGFKLSGEPGQPLPAKTISTADPVLEASGLFKQYAKKTVVNQVSFTLSAGETLGIVGESGSGKSTVAKMVMGLIEPGSGTISIQGQRWSQVPESERRLRRRGIQLIAQDPLSSFDPRYNVEKIIGESLDSVEIYGDERKRRIRQLLDEVQLGPGFMSRYPRELSGGQRQRIAIARAFAPNPALLIADEPVSALDVSVQAQVLDLLAEMQAEHHTALLFISHDLGVVHHIADHVAVMKDGVVVEQGQVDNVFYRPAHPWTQQLINSLPTF; encoded by the coding sequence ATGAGCCAGGAACTGTTTATCGACATCCAAAACCTGCGGATTCGCTTTGGCGATAAAACGGTGATCGGGGGGCTAAATCTGCAATTGAAACACGGCGAGTCCGTCGCCTTTGTCGGCGAATCCGGTTCAGGTAAAACGGTAACGGCACGCAGCCTGTTGGGCTTGCAGGATGCCAAAGCCAGTATCACCGCCGATCGATTTCTGATTAACGGTGAAGACATGCTTGGGGCCAGCCAACGTCGCTGGCGTAAAATTCGCGGCAAACAAATAGGTTACGTGTTGCAGGATGCATTGGTGTCACTCGATCCGCTGCGCCAGATTGGTCAGCAGCTCGGTGATGCCCTGACTGCCAGCCAAAGTATCGCGCGCGGTTTTCTGCGTGCACAGTCAGTGGCGTTACTAAAATCGGTGGGTATGCCCGATGCCGAAGCTCGATTGAGCGCCTATCCGCACCAACTGTCGGGCGGCCTGCGTCAAAGGGCATTAATCGCGACCGCGTTGGCTGGCAAGCCCAGCCTGCTAATTGCCGATGAGCCCACTACCGCGCTGGACATGACGGTACAAAAGCAGATCCTCGATTTGCTGCAAAAACGACGCGATAACGGGCAAAGCCTGCTGCTGATTAGCCACGATTTGTCCGTGGTTGGACAGCTGGCTGACCGTATTCTGGTGATGAAAGACGGCGAGGTGGTAGAGGAAGGCAATGGGCAAATCCTGCTGCGTTCCCCACAGCATCCTTATACAAAACAGTTGCTCGCCGCAATACCCAGTCCGGCAACGCGTGGCTTTAAACTTTCTGGAGAGCCTGGGCAGCCATTACCGGCAAAAACGATTTCTACCGCTGACCCCGTGCTGGAAGCCAGCGGGCTGTTTAAACAATACGCCAAAAAAACGGTGGTTAATCAGGTTAGCTTCACCCTTTCTGCGGGAGAAACGTTAGGGATTGTCGGCGAATCTGGCTCAGGGAAATCTACCGTCGCCAAAATGGTGATGGGATTAATTGAGCCAGGCAGCGGGACGATTAGCATTCAGGGCCAGCGCTGGAGCCAGGTGCCGGAGTCGGAACGTCGTCTGCGCCGCCGCGGGATCCAGTTAATCGCCCAAGACCCGCTAAGTTCGTTCGATCCGCGCTATAACGTGGAAAAAATCATTGGTGAAAGCCTCGACAGTGTAGAGATTTACGGCGACGAGCGTAAACGCCGCATTCGACAACTGTTGGATGAGGTGCAGCTTGGGCCTGGCTTTATGAGCCGCTATCCTCGAGAGTTATCCGGTGGTCAGCGCCAACGTATTGCCATTGCCCGCGCTTTTGCGCCAAACCCGGCATTGCTGATAGCCGATGAACCGGTGAGCGCACTGGACGTATCAGTACAGGCACAAGTACTGGATTTGCTGGCAGAAATGCAGGCTGAACATCATACCGCCCTGCTGTTTATCTCTCACGATCTCGGCGTGGTTCATCATATTGCCGACCACGTGGCGGTAATGAAAGACGGCGTGGTGGTTGAGCAAGGTCAGGTTGATAACGTGTTTTATCGCCCGGCACACCCGTGGACTCAGCAGCTGATTAACTCATTGCCAACCTTCTGA
- a CDS encoding ABC transporter permease: MSVDSTLTTEQQSERKPRRQSVLVNRIAKRILSGALVLWAAVTLSFISVYLAPGDIVSLLIGEQVRTPEIEAAIRAEWGLTQPLYMQYFHYLWRILHGDFGRSYLLNTDVTGLILSQLWPTLKLTGLALVVSIVFAVIMAVATAHRRWGRRIAGSLELLLASTPSFWLGIVLLFIFSFTLRWFPVAGDRSFSSLVLPALSLGLAQGAVIAQVLRRGLEDALDEPFALTLRAWGIGNLTIRLRHALRHAALPAVTLTGWLIGGLLSGAVITEQVFGRPGLGKITVDAVLGKDLPVVLAVAIFSAFVYVAMSTLVDILYLLIDPRLREGDAPGEEKS, translated from the coding sequence ATGTCAGTTGACAGCACGCTCACGACCGAGCAGCAGTCCGAGCGTAAGCCACGCAGGCAGTCTGTGTTAGTAAACCGTATCGCCAAACGAATTCTGAGCGGTGCGCTGGTGCTGTGGGCGGCGGTAACGCTGTCCTTTATTAGCGTCTATTTGGCACCTGGAGATATTGTCAGTCTGTTGATTGGCGAGCAGGTTCGTACCCCGGAAATTGAAGCAGCAATTCGCGCCGAATGGGGTCTGACACAGCCGCTGTATATGCAATATTTTCACTATCTATGGCGCATCCTGCATGGCGACTTTGGTCGTTCTTACTTGCTTAACACCGACGTTACCGGGCTGATTTTAAGCCAACTTTGGCCAACGTTAAAACTCACCGGACTGGCACTGGTGGTAAGCATTGTATTTGCCGTCATTATGGCAGTCGCCACCGCTCACCGCCGCTGGGGTCGTCGCATTGCCGGGTCGTTGGAGCTGTTACTGGCTTCAACGCCGTCGTTCTGGCTGGGGATTGTGCTGCTGTTTATCTTCAGCTTTACCCTGCGCTGGTTCCCGGTAGCCGGTGATCGCAGCTTCTCTTCGCTGGTGCTTCCGGCACTGTCTTTAGGACTGGCTCAGGGCGCGGTGATTGCACAAGTATTGCGTCGCGGGCTGGAAGACGCACTCGATGAACCTTTTGCCCTGACGCTGCGCGCATGGGGAATTGGCAATCTCACCATTCGCCTGCGTCATGCATTGCGCCACGCGGCTTTGCCTGCGGTAACTCTGACGGGCTGGCTGATTGGTGGCCTGCTTAGCGGTGCGGTTATCACCGAGCAAGTCTTTGGCCGTCCCGGTTTAGGGAAAATCACCGTCGATGCCGTGTTAGGCAAAGACCTGCCGGTGGTGCTGGCCGTGGCTATTTTTTCTGCCTTTGTGTATGTCGCGATGAGTACGCTGGTCGACATTCTTTACCTGCTAATCGACCCACGCCTGCGCGAAGGCGATGCTCCAGGCGAGGAAAAGTCATGA
- a CDS encoding CynX/NimT family MFS transporter has translation MTQPQPSFARSSVISSPGFFLFIVLITAANLRTPITAPGPILENIRVTFGLSASAAGLLNFIPLMMFAVVAPVASWLSYRIGLEKSLFGAVCLITLGSILRIALGESGLWLGTTLLSGGIAAANVLLPPLIKRDFKQHTAKYIGLYASTMAITASLASGIAVPLAQVTSLGWHLSVGVWIIPAIVATLVWLPLLKTFPYVHTAQTATSKMLKSPWRSALGWQVSLFMAAQSMVFYTLIDWFTPYAQANGFSQISAGWLLFIYQAISIVANLACMKALKRMKDQRLIGFSASLAIFIGLGGLYLAPHYALLWLIIAGLGAGASMVTCLSLFNLRAADHHQAAQLSGMGQCVGYGIAALGPLIFGMLHQFSGNWTLPLFALLAISLSQMVLSVLAGRAKQIG, from the coding sequence ATGACTCAGCCCCAACCTTCTTTTGCACGTTCCTCTGTTATTTCCAGCCCCGGTTTCTTTCTATTTATCGTTTTGATTACCGCTGCAAACCTCCGTACACCGATCACTGCGCCCGGCCCGATTCTGGAAAATATTCGCGTGACCTTTGGCCTGAGTGCCTCAGCGGCAGGATTGCTGAATTTTATTCCTTTGATGATGTTCGCGGTTGTAGCGCCTGTCGCCTCATGGCTAAGTTATAGAATCGGTCTGGAGAAGAGTCTCTTTGGTGCAGTTTGCCTGATTACATTAGGGTCGATACTGCGTATCGCGCTGGGTGAATCGGGTTTATGGCTGGGAACTACGCTGCTGAGTGGCGGGATTGCCGCGGCCAACGTGCTGTTACCGCCCTTAATCAAGCGTGATTTTAAACAACATACCGCGAAATATATTGGCCTTTATGCCTCAACCATGGCGATTACTGCCAGTCTGGCATCGGGCATTGCCGTACCTCTGGCACAGGTAACCTCTCTCGGCTGGCATCTTTCAGTGGGGGTCTGGATTATTCCTGCGATTGTCGCGACTCTGGTTTGGTTACCGCTGCTAAAGACGTTTCCCTATGTTCATACGGCGCAAACAGCCACCAGCAAAATGCTGAAATCTCCGTGGCGTTCGGCACTAGGTTGGCAAGTTTCGCTATTTATGGCGGCACAATCTATGGTGTTCTACACCTTGATTGACTGGTTTACCCCTTACGCACAGGCAAACGGTTTTAGCCAGATTTCTGCGGGATGGTTGCTGTTTATTTACCAGGCAATTTCTATTGTTGCCAATCTGGCCTGCATGAAAGCGTTGAAGAGAATGAAAGATCAGCGGCTGATTGGATTTAGCGCTTCGCTGGCCATTTTTATCGGCCTCGGCGGGCTTTATCTCGCCCCACATTATGCTCTGCTATGGCTGATTATTGCGGGTTTGGGCGCGGGAGCTTCAATGGTGACCTGCCTGTCATTGTTCAATCTGCGCGCTGCGGATCACCATCAGGCTGCCCAGCTTTCAGGCATGGGGCAATGTGTTGGTTATGGTATTGCGGCTCTTGGCCCGCTGATTTTTGGCATGCTGCACCAGTTCAGCGGCAACTGGACACTGCCGCTGTTCGCGTTGCTTGCCATTAGCCTGTCACAGATGGTGTTATCCGTGCTGGCTGGGCGCGCAAAACAAATTGGCTAA
- a CDS encoding ABC transporter permease translates to MSQTLSGVGVKRQYSLGYGLAVFYLFLVLLAVALPGLISHYDPLSADPLNSMLPPSWQHLLGTDQLGRDVLTRIIYGSRYSMLISLAAMAIAVTIGTMLGLLAGLGKGPVDEFISRTVDVISAFPDLLLALMLIAFTGPGTINLIFALGVASIPRFTRVVRAQTFVVMSSGYVEQARTFGLKRRVLIWRHVLPHAIAHVPALATLGLGTAIIGTAGLSFLGMGPQPPTAEWGLMLAEGRNYLRNAWWIAAFPGVAITLTVISVNTLGRYWQAAFEGKQS, encoded by the coding sequence ATGAGCCAGACTCTTTCTGGCGTTGGCGTAAAACGTCAATATTCCCTTGGCTACGGTCTGGCCGTATTTTATCTCTTTTTAGTGTTACTGGCCGTGGCGTTGCCTGGATTGATCAGTCATTACGACCCACTCAGTGCCGATCCGCTTAACTCCATGCTGCCCCCTTCCTGGCAACACTTGCTTGGCACTGACCAACTGGGCCGTGACGTGCTGACCCGCATTATTTATGGCAGCCGTTATTCGATGCTGATTAGCCTCGCGGCGATGGCGATTGCTGTCACGATTGGCACCATGCTCGGGCTGTTGGCCGGTCTGGGAAAAGGTCCGGTAGACGAGTTTATCAGCCGCACAGTGGATGTTATCTCCGCCTTCCCCGACCTGCTGCTGGCCCTGATGCTGATTGCCTTTACAGGGCCTGGAACGATTAACCTGATTTTTGCTCTCGGCGTCGCTTCCATTCCACGCTTTACCCGCGTAGTAAGAGCACAAACGTTTGTTGTTATGTCATCAGGTTACGTTGAACAGGCACGCACCTTTGGTCTAAAACGCCGCGTGCTTATCTGGAGACACGTTCTGCCGCATGCCATCGCTCACGTACCGGCATTGGCAACATTAGGGTTAGGCACCGCGATTATTGGCACTGCCGGCCTGAGCTTTTTAGGAATGGGGCCTCAGCCACCCACGGCGGAATGGGGTCTGATGCTGGCAGAAGGCAGAAACTATTTACGAAATGCCTGGTGGATTGCCGCTTTCCCCGGCGTCGCCATTACCCTGACCGTAATTTCGGTCAACACGCTGGGCCGTTACTGGCAGGCTGCTTTTGAAGGAAAACAATCATGA